Proteins from one Phaenicophaeus curvirostris isolate KB17595 chromosome 16, BPBGC_Pcur_1.0, whole genome shotgun sequence genomic window:
- the DCUN1D3 gene encoding DCN1-like protein 3, which produces MGQCVTKCKNPSSTLGSKNGERESGSKSHSKRSAIHKDDHGSACGKSSVDILVNGTKKTDPAVESSQPPTFSGDTKKDAVTSAEESSLQRIGELFRRYKDEREDAILEEGMERFCNDLCVDPTEFKVLVLAWKFQAATMCKFTRKEFFEGCKAINADSIDGICARFPSLLNEAKQEDKFKDLYRFTFQFGLDSEEGQRSLHREIAIALWKLVFTQNKPPILDQWLHFLIENPSGIKGISRDTWNMFLNFTQVIGPDLSNYSEDEAWPSLFDTFVEWEMERRKKEEETKCIASSDTEGLCAEEQT; this is translated from the exons ATGGGCCAGTGTGTCACCAAGTGCAAGAATCCTTCTTCTACCCTTGGCAGCAAAAACGGGGAAAGGGAATCCGGCAGCAAGTCACACAGTAAGAGAAGTGCAATCCACAAAGATGACCATGGTTCAGCTTGTGGGAAGTCTTCAGTCGATATTCTTGTGAATGGGACAAAGAAAACGGACCCTGCTGTAGAGTCTAGTCAGCCCCCAACGTTTTCTGGAGATACAAAGAAAGACGCTGTTACCAGTGCGGAAGAATCTTCGCTCCAAAGGATTGGGGAGTTATTTAGGAGGTATAAGGACGAACGGGAAGATGCCATACTGGAAGAAGGAATGGAACGATTTTGCAATGACCTCTGTGTTGATCCCACTGAATTTAAAGTGCTAGTTTTGGCTTGGAAATTCCAGGCTGCTACCATGTGCAAATTTACAAG GAAGGAGTTTTTTGAAGGCTGTAAAGCAATAAACGCGGACAGCATTGACGGCATTTGTGCAAGGTTCCCCAGCCTCTTAAACGAAGCCAAGCAGGAAGACAAATTCAAGGATCTCTATCGTTTCACCTTTCAGTTCGGCCTGGACTCTGAAGAAGGACAGAGGTCACTACATCGGGAAATAGCCATTGCCCTTTGGAAATTAGTCTTCACTCAAAACAAGCCCCCCATTTTGGACCAGTGGTTACATTTCCTCATTGAGAACCCCTCAGGAATCAAGGGAATCTCCCGGGACACGTGGAACATGTTTCTAAATTTTACTCAGGTGATCGGACCGGACCTTAGTAACTACAGCGAAGACGAGGCCTGGCCGAGTCTCTTTGATACCTTTGTGGAGTGGGAAATGGAgcgaaggaaaaaggaagaggaaaccAAATGTATCGCGTCTTCGGACACAGAGGGTCTGTGTGCGGAGGAACAGACTTAG
- the LYRM1 gene encoding LYR motif-containing protein 1 yields MTPVTRQEVLGLYRKIFRIAKKWQSASGQAEETYKEKEYIKNEAKTLFRKNKNVTDPKLIKQCIEECEARIEIGLHYNIPYPRPIHLPPMGLAHKQSRTLRHQEKLRKISKPIYLKSHDEVS; encoded by the exons ATGACACCAGTTACTCGACAAGAAGTTCTTGGCCTTTACCGCAAGATATTCAGAATAGCCAAAAAATGGCAATCAGCATCAGGACAGGCAGAAGAAACTTATAAAGAGAAAGAGTACATTAAAAATGAAGCCAAAACATTGTTCCGAAAAAACAAAAAC GTAACAGATCCAAAGTTGATTAAGCAGTGTATAGAAGAATGCGAGGCAAGAATAGAAATTGGACTTCACTATAACATCCCCTACCCGAGACCT atccATCTGCCTCCTATGGGTCTTGCTCATAAACAAAGCCGTACGTTGCGACACcaggaaaagttaaggaagaTTTCTAAGCCAATATACCTGAAATCCCACGATGAAGTTTCATAA